A region from the Candidatus Tenderia electrophaga genome encodes:
- a CDS encoding addiction module protein: protein MSLRKLVEYLEADGTSPFERWFKRLNAVAAAKITTALYKMEQGNLSNVKSVGQGVAEYKIDHGPGYRVYFGQDGKELIILLGGGSKKGQNADIRLAQKHWREYKARKKR from the coding sequence ATGTCGCTACGGAAACTTGTCGAGTACCTGGAAGCAGATGGCACATCGCCATTTGAGCGCTGGTTTAAGCGGCTTAATGCTGTTGCAGCAGCAAAGATAACGACAGCGCTTTACAAAATGGAGCAGGGTAATCTCTCCAATGTAAAATCGGTCGGCCAGGGTGTGGCTGAATACAAAATCGATCACGGGCCTGGCTACCGGGTATATTTCGGACAGGACGGAAAAGAGTTGATCATCCTGCTTGGTGGTGGCTCTAAGAAGGGGCAAAATGCCGATATTCGGCTGGCCCAGAAGCATTGGCGCGAGTACAAGGCGCGCAAAAAGAGGTAA
- a CDS encoding transcriptional regulator, whose translation MPITRKFRETVWSRAQSDARFRAAMLIEALNELLAGELDTGKAMLRDYVNATITFDGLEKATGIPTKSLQRMLGPRGNPTAERLFTIIQALQQSEQIKLTVTKKRAA comes from the coding sequence ATGCCGATCACACGCAAATTTCGTGAAACCGTCTGGTCCCGCGCGCAGAGCGATGCCCGATTTCGCGCCGCCATGCTTATCGAAGCGCTAAATGAACTCCTGGCCGGCGAGCTCGATACCGGCAAGGCCATGCTGCGTGACTACGTCAACGCCACTATCACCTTTGACGGTCTGGAAAAGGCAACCGGCATTCCCACAAAAAGTCTGCAACGTATGCTGGGGCCACGTGGCAACCCAACAGCAGAGCGACTCTTCACCATCATCCAGGCTTTGCAACAATCGGAGCAGATCAAGCTTACCGTCACGAAAAAGCGTGCCGCCTGA
- a CDS encoding DNA methylase yields the protein MNHAVHNKLVSFIWSIADDCLRDVYVRGKYRDVILPMVVLRRLDTLLEPTKEKVLKEFQFQQFELGLTELDDNGLQDASGYVFYNTSKWTLSQIAKTATNNQQILLANMEEYLNGYSANVKEIIKCFKLKAQIRHMAAKDVLLDVLEKFTSPYINLTPNDVEDPDGYRLPGLSNLGMGYVFEELIRKFNEENNEEAGEHFTPREVIELMTHLVFDPVNGKLPPVMTIYDPACGSGGMLTESQNFITDPEGAIKATGDVYLYGKEINDETYAICKSDMMIKGNNPANIKSGSTLSTDEFAGTRFDFMLSNPPYGKSWASEQKFIKDGSDVIDPRFQVKLKDYWGNEETVDATPRSSDGQLLFLMEMVSKMKGLANSPGGSRVASIHNGSSLFTGDAGSGESNIRRHIIENDLLEAIIQLPNNLFYNTGITTYIWLLSNNKAEARKGKVQLIDAGQLYRKLRKNLGNKNCEFSPEHIQQITDCYLQLASQERGADEEGIAAQVFDNSDFGYYKVNIERPDRRKAQFTAERIAPLRFDKALREPMQWAYGQYGDAIYEKATLKQHEKAILAWCEENEISLNAKNRKKLLSVDTWQKQLNLVEAATTLMQAIGEAEYDDFNAFKAQVDAELKAQKIKLGAAEKSAILNAVSWYDENAAKVIKKVVKLTGDKLDELLHRLDCEESQLADFGFYKTDKKGEYLTYETNSDLRDSESVPLKDNIHRYFLAEVKPHVSEAWINLDSTKIGYEISFNKYFYRHKPLRSMEAVAKDIIALEQQAEGLIAEILGVEVEDVTGVEHA from the coding sequence ATGAACCACGCCGTACACAACAAACTCGTCTCCTTCATCTGGTCCATCGCCGACGACTGCCTGCGCGATGTCTATGTGCGCGGCAAATACCGCGATGTCATCCTGCCCATGGTAGTGCTGCGCCGCCTCGACACCCTACTGGAACCCACCAAAGAGAAGGTATTAAAAGAGTTTCAGTTCCAGCAATTCGAATTGGGCCTCACCGAATTGGACGACAACGGCCTCCAAGACGCCTCCGGCTACGTCTTCTACAACACCAGCAAATGGACCCTCAGCCAGATCGCCAAAACCGCCACCAACAACCAGCAGATCCTACTGGCCAATATGGAGGAGTATCTCAACGGCTACAGCGCCAACGTTAAAGAGATAATCAAGTGCTTCAAGCTCAAGGCGCAGATTCGCCACATGGCGGCCAAGGACGTGTTGCTGGATGTTTTGGAAAAGTTCACCTCACCCTATATCAACCTAACCCCTAACGATGTTGAAGACCCGGACGGTTACCGCCTGCCCGGCCTGAGCAACCTGGGCATGGGCTATGTATTTGAAGAATTGATCCGCAAGTTCAATGAAGAGAACAACGAAGAGGCCGGGGAGCACTTTACCCCACGCGAGGTAATCGAATTAATGACCCACCTTGTTTTTGACCCCGTCAACGGCAAGTTACCGCCGGTCATGACCATCTACGACCCCGCCTGCGGCTCCGGCGGTATGCTCACCGAATCGCAAAACTTCATCACCGACCCGGAAGGAGCGATCAAAGCGACAGGTGATGTTTACCTCTACGGCAAAGAGATCAATGACGAGACCTACGCCATCTGTAAGTCCGACATGATGATCAAGGGCAACAACCCGGCCAACATCAAATCCGGCTCCACCCTCAGCACCGATGAATTTGCCGGTACCCGTTTCGACTTCATGCTCTCCAACCCGCCCTACGGAAAAAGCTGGGCCAGCGAGCAGAAGTTCATCAAGGATGGCTCCGATGTCATCGACCCGCGCTTTCAGGTCAAACTCAAAGATTATTGGGGCAATGAAGAGACAGTCGACGCCACCCCGCGCTCCAGCGACGGCCAACTGTTGTTTTTAATGGAGATGGTGAGCAAGATGAAAGGCCTCGCCAATAGCCCCGGTGGTAGTCGCGTCGCCTCCATCCACAACGGCAGCTCACTGTTCACCGGCGATGCCGGCAGTGGTGAAAGCAACATCCGCCGCCACATCATTGAGAACGACCTGCTGGAAGCGATTATCCAGCTGCCCAACAACCTCTTCTACAACACCGGCATCACCACCTATATCTGGCTGCTCTCCAATAACAAGGCAGAGGCGAGGAAGGGCAAGGTGCAACTGATCGATGCCGGGCAGCTCTACCGCAAGCTGCGCAAAAATCTCGGCAACAAAAACTGCGAATTTTCACCCGAGCATATTCAACAGATCACCGACTGCTACCTGCAACTGGCCAGCCAAGAGCGTGGTGCGGATGAAGAGGGCATTGCCGCACAGGTATTCGACAACAGTGACTTCGGCTACTACAAGGTCAACATCGAACGCCCCGATCGCCGCAAGGCCCAGTTCACTGCCGAACGCATTGCCCCACTACGGTTTGACAAGGCCCTGCGCGAACCCATGCAGTGGGCCTATGGGCAATACGGCGATGCCATCTACGAAAAAGCGACCCTCAAACAGCACGAAAAGGCCATACTCGCCTGGTGTGAAGAGAATGAAATTTCACTGAATGCAAAGAACCGCAAGAAGCTACTGAGTGTGGACACCTGGCAAAAACAACTCAATTTAGTCGAAGCTGCCACCACCCTAATGCAGGCCATCGGTGAAGCCGAATACGATGACTTCAACGCCTTTAAAGCACAGGTCGATGCAGAGCTAAAAGCACAGAAGATCAAACTGGGCGCCGCCGAGAAAAGTGCCATTCTCAACGCCGTGAGTTGGTATGACGAGAACGCCGCCAAGGTGATCAAAAAGGTCGTTAAACTCACAGGCGACAAGCTGGACGAACTGCTGCACCGCCTCGATTGTGAAGAGAGCCAGCTGGCCGACTTCGGTTTTTACAAGACCGATAAAAAAGGCGAATACCTCACCTACGAAACCAACTCCGACCTGCGCGACAGCGAATCGGTGCCCCTTAAAGACAACATCCACCGCTACTTCCTGGCCGAAGTAAAACCCCATGTGAGTGAGGCGTGGATCAACCTCGACTCCACCAAAATCGGCTACGAGATCAGCTTCAACAAATACTTCTACCGCCACAAACCCCTGCGCAGCATGGAAGCGGTAGCCAAGGATATTATTGCACTTGAACAACAAGCCGAAGGGCTGATTGCCGAGATTCTGGGTGTGGAGGTAGAGGATGTCACGGGAGTCGAACATGCTTGA
- a CDS encoding restriction endonuclease subunit S produces the protein MPRYEGYKDSQEDWIGSIPTHWKERKLKHLFYEKKHTPNMELSCGSISFGEVVEKDDEKIPLSTKKSYQEVCVGEYLVNPLNLNYDLKSLRIGLSEINVVVSAGYIVLKNYKGISREYFKYLLHRYDVAYMKLLGSGVRQTINFGHIANSILLCPPIEEQTAIATYLDRKTAQIDRAVQIKQQQIDLLKERKQILIQNAVTRGLNPHAPLRDSGVEWIGEIPAHWEVRRSKFVFTQRKELARKDDIQLSATQAYGVIPQDVYEDRIGRKVTKVTLHLEKRKHVEIDDFVISMRSFQGGLERAWAQGCIRSSYVVLRPLEKISAGFYAYLFKCSRYISALQTTANFIRDGQDLNFENFSLVDLMIPPIEEQDAIAKHIETQSAKIDQTIALQQQQIERLKEYKVTLINSAVTGKIKVPGVVDNREAAA, from the coding sequence ATGCCCCGTTATGAGGGGTATAAGGACTCTCAAGAGGATTGGATCGGAAGTATTCCTACACACTGGAAAGAGAGAAAGCTAAAACACCTGTTTTATGAAAAGAAGCACACGCCGAATATGGAGCTATCGTGTGGTTCTATTAGCTTTGGTGAAGTAGTTGAGAAGGACGACGAGAAAATACCGTTGTCTACCAAAAAGTCTTATCAAGAGGTTTGCGTAGGAGAGTATCTTGTTAATCCGCTGAATCTTAACTATGACTTGAAAAGCCTTAGAATTGGATTGTCTGAGATCAATGTGGTTGTCAGCGCAGGCTACATTGTTTTGAAAAACTATAAAGGTATCAGTCGAGAGTATTTCAAATATTTACTCCATCGTTATGATGTGGCTTATATGAAGTTGCTTGGCTCGGGTGTCAGGCAAACAATCAATTTTGGCCACATCGCGAATAGTATTTTGCTGTGTCCTCCGATTGAAGAACAAACCGCCATCGCCACCTACCTGGATCGCAAAACCGCGCAGATCGACCGGGCGGTGCAGATCAAACAACAACAGATCGACCTGCTCAAAGAGCGCAAACAGATCCTCATCCAAAACGCCGTCACCCGCGGCCTAAATCCCCACGCCCCCCTGCGCGACTCCGGCGTTGAATGGATTGGGGAGATACCGGCGCATTGGGAGGTACGAAGAAGTAAGTTTGTTTTTACTCAACGGAAAGAACTGGCTAGGAAGGATGATATCCAACTATCCGCTACTCAGGCTTATGGCGTAATACCGCAGGATGTTTACGAAGATCGGATTGGACGCAAAGTTACAAAGGTCACACTTCATTTGGAAAAGCGAAAGCATGTGGAGATTGATGATTTCGTTATAAGCATGAGAAGTTTTCAAGGTGGGCTTGAGCGTGCATGGGCGCAAGGTTGTATTCGATCCTCCTACGTAGTGCTTCGCCCGTTAGAGAAAATTAGTGCAGGTTTCTACGCCTATTTGTTTAAGTGCTCTCGATACATTTCAGCGCTTCAAACAACGGCTAACTTTATTCGAGATGGCCAGGATTTAAATTTTGAGAATTTCTCTTTGGTTGATTTGATGATTCCACCTATTGAAGAGCAGGATGCTATCGCTAAGCACATCGAAACCCAATCCGCCAAAATCGACCAGACCATCGCCCTGCAACAACAGCAGATCGAGCGCCTCAAAGAGTACAAAGTCACCCTCATCAACAGCGCGGTAACTGGCAAGATCAAAGTGCCGGGGGTGGTGGATAATCGGGAAGCAGCCGCTTAA
- a CDS encoding cytochrome C, translated as MTDQGQIEIYQSEDGQTEIQVRLAGETLWLSQAQIAELFGVNTPAISKHIKNIFSSGELQQEATVSKMEIVRQEGRRQVRRSVDHFNLDMVISVGYRVNSTQATRFRIWATQTLKEHLTRGYTLNQQRFEKNAAELEQALALIKKAAQSPELRSDAGRGLVEIVSRYTHTFLWLQRYDEGLLEEPVGQRGGALPSPDVAMQALGELKQQLMVRGEATALFANPREDGLASIFGNLDQSVFGEPAYPTVESKAAHLLYFVVKNHPFSDGNKRSGAFLFVDFLHRNGRLFNDRGEAVINDTGLAALTLLVAESDPKQKEILIRLIMNMLSR; from the coding sequence GTGACTGATCAGGGTCAAATCGAGATTTACCAATCTGAGGATGGGCAGACCGAGATTCAGGTTCGCCTGGCGGGGGAGACCTTGTGGCTGTCACAAGCCCAGATCGCCGAGCTGTTTGGGGTGAATACCCCGGCTATTTCGAAGCATATAAAAAATATCTTCTCCAGCGGCGAGCTGCAGCAGGAGGCAACTGTTTCCAAAATGGAAATAGTTCGCCAGGAGGGGAGGCGGCAGGTGCGCAGGAGTGTAGACCATTTCAATCTCGATATGGTGATTTCGGTGGGCTATCGGGTGAACTCTACTCAGGCGACACGTTTTCGTATTTGGGCCACACAAACCTTGAAGGAACACCTCACCCGTGGCTATACCCTCAACCAGCAGCGCTTTGAAAAAAATGCGGCTGAGCTGGAGCAGGCGCTGGCGTTGATCAAAAAGGCGGCCCAATCGCCGGAGCTGCGTAGCGATGCCGGCCGTGGCCTGGTGGAGATCGTCAGCCGTTATACCCACACCTTTCTCTGGCTGCAGCGTTATGACGAAGGCCTGCTGGAAGAGCCTGTAGGGCAGCGTGGTGGCGCCTTGCCTAGTCCTGATGTTGCAATGCAGGCATTGGGGGAATTAAAGCAGCAGCTGATGGTGCGGGGTGAGGCCACGGCGCTGTTTGCCAACCCGCGTGAGGATGGCCTGGCGAGTATCTTCGGCAATCTGGATCAGAGCGTGTTTGGAGAACCGGCGTATCCCACCGTGGAGAGCAAGGCGGCCCATCTGCTCTATTTCGTGGTGAAGAATCATCCCTTCTCTGATGGCAACAAGCGCAGTGGTGCATTTCTGTTTGTCGATTTTCTGCACCGCAATGGCCGTTTGTTCAACGACAGGGGGGAGGCGGTGATCAACGATACCGGTCTGGCGGCCTTGACGCTGCTGGTGGCGGAGTCTGATCCGAAACAGAAAGAGATATTGATCCGGCTTATTATGAATATGTTGAGCCGTTAG
- a CDS encoding DEAD/DEAH box helicase, with translation MVSQTNEQALEAAIEKYLTGTCLEERGKVAEGGEVPFSQNHGYQLGSPHDFNAAYAIDTKQFWAFLANTQNDELEKLQKQGDDWQRKILERFDRLVKKYGLLHLLKKGLAVDDAVFNLMYPAPLASSSDAVKQNFKANIFSSTRQVRYSLANTLEEIDLVLFINGLPFATLELKNPWTGQTARYHGQKQYRDNRDTAQPLLQFGRCLVHMAVDTDEVYMTTKLAGKGSFFLPFNKGHNFGAGNPPNRDGHKTAYLWQEVFSKQSVANIIQHFVRLDGSSKDPLSKRALFFPRYHQLDVVRKLVAHAGEKGVGQTYLIQHSAGSGKSNSITWAAYQLIETYPAGMDTPGAKGLEEPLFDSVIVVTDRRLLDKQLRDNIKEFSEVKNIIAPAFKSSELKSALEQGKKIIITTIQKFPFIIDGIDDLSDKRFAVIIDEAHSSQSGLAHDRMNQAMGKNEDIDLVDAQDKVLEAMKSRKMRGNASYFAFTATPKNTTLEKFGIKTADGSFKPFHLYSMKQAIEEGFILDVLANYTTYKSYYEIQKSIEDNPLFNTQKAQKKLRAYVEREKQTIATKAEVMLDHFISQVVNSKKLKGKAKGMVITQNIETAIHYFHAINRVLDERGNPLKAVIAFSGTKEVGGVEYSEADMNGFSENDTRDHFDKDEYRLLVVANKYLTGFDQPKLCAMYVDKKLQGVLAVQALSRLNRAAPRWGKKTEDLFVLDFFNQVEDIKTAFDPFYTATTLSEATDVNVLHELKQALDDEGVYEWYEVEQFIELYFDNADAQKLSPIIDIAAARFNIELDLEEDEKADFKIKAKQFVKIYGQMASIMPYEIVVWEKLFWFLKFLIPKLIVKDPTTEKIDELLESVDLSSYGLQRVKLNQSIGLDGSETELKPQNPNPRGTHGEDEEHDPLDEIIRVFNERWFQGWSATPEEQRVKFLSIADRIKAHPDFEEKYKNNSDSHTRELAFERIFTDVMLENRRSEMELYKLIANDAAFKAAMQESLKRLMGA, from the coding sequence ATGGTCAGTCAAACCAATGAGCAAGCGCTGGAAGCGGCGATAGAGAAATACCTCACCGGCACTTGTCTGGAGGAGCGGGGCAAGGTTGCGGAGGGGGGCGAGGTACCCTTTAGCCAAAACCATGGCTACCAGTTGGGTTCGCCCCACGATTTTAATGCCGCCTATGCCATAGACACCAAGCAGTTTTGGGCCTTTCTTGCGAATACGCAGAACGATGAGCTGGAGAAGCTGCAAAAGCAGGGTGATGACTGGCAGCGCAAGATCCTCGAGCGTTTCGACCGGTTGGTGAAAAAGTACGGCCTGCTGCATCTGTTGAAGAAGGGGCTGGCGGTGGATGATGCCGTTTTCAATCTGATGTATCCGGCTCCTCTGGCCAGCAGCTCCGATGCGGTCAAGCAGAACTTCAAAGCCAATATCTTCAGCTCCACCCGCCAGGTGCGTTATTCGCTGGCCAACACTCTGGAAGAGATCGACCTGGTGCTGTTTATCAACGGCCTGCCCTTTGCCACGCTGGAGTTGAAGAACCCCTGGACCGGCCAGACTGCCCGTTATCATGGCCAGAAGCAATATCGTGATAACCGAGACACTGCACAGCCGCTACTGCAGTTTGGCCGCTGCCTGGTACACATGGCGGTGGATACGGATGAGGTCTACATGACCACCAAGCTGGCTGGGAAGGGCTCTTTCTTCCTGCCTTTTAATAAGGGACACAACTTTGGTGCCGGTAACCCCCCCAACCGTGACGGCCATAAAACCGCTTACCTGTGGCAGGAGGTGTTCAGTAAGCAGAGTGTCGCCAATATCATTCAGCACTTTGTGCGCCTGGATGGTAGCAGTAAGGACCCACTGAGCAAGCGTGCGTTGTTCTTCCCCCGTTATCACCAGCTGGATGTGGTGCGTAAGTTGGTGGCCCATGCCGGTGAGAAGGGGGTTGGGCAGACCTATTTGATTCAACACTCGGCCGGTTCGGGTAAGTCCAACTCCATCACCTGGGCGGCTTATCAACTGATTGAAACCTATCCGGCCGGTATGGATACACCAGGCGCCAAGGGATTGGAAGAACCACTGTTTGATTCAGTGATTGTGGTGACGGATCGCCGCCTGTTGGATAAGCAGCTTCGCGACAATATAAAGGAATTCTCAGAGGTCAAAAATATCATCGCCCCGGCCTTCAAATCTTCCGAACTTAAAAGTGCGCTGGAGCAGGGCAAGAAGATCATCATTACCACAATTCAAAAATTTCCGTTCATTATTGATGGTATTGATGACCTGAGTGATAAACGCTTTGCCGTGATTATTGATGAGGCCCATAGTTCACAAAGCGGCTTGGCCCATGACCGGATGAATCAGGCCATGGGTAAAAATGAAGATATCGATTTAGTCGATGCTCAGGATAAGGTTCTGGAGGCGATGAAGTCCCGCAAAATGCGTGGCAATGCCTCTTATTTCGCCTTTACTGCGACACCTAAAAATACCACCCTCGAAAAGTTCGGCATAAAAACGGCGGATGGAAGCTTTAAGCCGTTTCATCTCTATTCTATGAAGCAAGCCATAGAGGAGGGCTTTATCCTCGATGTGTTGGCTAATTACACCACCTATAAAAGTTATTACGAAATCCAGAAGTCTATTGAAGATAACCCGCTTTTTAACACTCAGAAAGCACAGAAAAAACTGCGAGCCTATGTAGAGAGGGAAAAACAGACCATTGCTACCAAGGCAGAAGTGATGTTGGATCACTTTATTTCTCAAGTGGTGAACAGTAAAAAGTTAAAGGGTAAGGCCAAGGGGATGGTGATTACTCAAAATATTGAAACCGCTATTCACTATTTTCATGCGATCAATAGGGTTCTCGACGAACGTGGTAATCCGTTAAAAGCCGTGATTGCTTTTTCAGGCACTAAAGAAGTGGGTGGTGTGGAATACAGTGAAGCCGATATGAATGGTTTTTCTGAGAATGATACTCGTGATCACTTCGATAAAGATGAATACCGCCTATTAGTGGTGGCAAATAAATATCTCACTGGTTTTGACCAACCCAAGCTTTGTGCCATGTATGTGGATAAAAAACTTCAAGGTGTTTTGGCTGTCCAGGCGCTTTCTCGCCTGAATCGGGCCGCGCCGAGATGGGGTAAGAAGACAGAGGATCTTTTTGTGCTCGATTTTTTCAATCAGGTTGAGGATATAAAAACTGCATTTGACCCTTTCTATACCGCGACGACATTATCTGAGGCGACGGACGTTAATGTACTGCATGAGCTAAAACAGGCGCTTGATGATGAGGGGGTGTATGAGTGGTATGAGGTGGAACAGTTTATAGAGCTTTATTTCGATAATGCCGATGCTCAAAAACTCAGTCCGATTATCGACATTGCCGCCGCTCGATTCAATATTGAGCTTGATCTGGAAGAGGACGAAAAAGCCGATTTCAAGATCAAGGCTAAGCAGTTTGTGAAGATATATGGCCAGATGGCCTCGATAATGCCCTATGAAATAGTGGTATGGGAGAAGCTGTTTTGGTTCCTTAAGTTTCTGATTCCAAAGCTTATTGTTAAAGACCCTACCACCGAGAAGATAGATGAGTTATTGGAATCTGTAGATTTATCATCGTATGGTCTTCAGCGCGTAAAGCTAAATCAAAGTATCGGCTTGGATGGTAGTGAAACTGAACTGAAACCACAGAACCCGAATCCACGAGGGACTCACGGCGAAGACGAAGAGCACGATCCATTGGATGAAATAATACGTGTTTTTAACGAACGCTGGTTCCAGGGGTGGAGTGCGACTCCAGAGGAGCAAAGGGTTAAGTTTTTGAGCATTGCCGATCGAATAAAGGCACATCCTGATTTTGAAGAAAAGTACAAAAATAATAGTGATTCTCATACTCGAGAGCTAGCATTTGAAAGAATTTTTACAGATGTAATGCTTGAAAATCGTAGAAGTGAAATGGAGCTTTATAAGTTGATTGCAAATGATGCTGCGTTTAAAGCGGCGATGCAGGAAAGCTTGAAAAGGTTGATGGGCGCCTGA
- a CDS encoding restriction endonuclease, translating to MWMVRAGRGAEYVDYFIDNRVVAIGWNAVGEINPGASRDEISAILRENRPNMPNGRVAISSGQIYRFLNEINIGDYVVTYDPSRRIYHIGEITSAPRYSPSQLEELPRIRDVKWMGEVQRDNITTATRNTLGAISTLFLLSQEACEEMLSRLKGEQFAPAVQAEEEAEETEALAQDLRAKSREFIKDNISRLDWAEMQELVAGLLRAMGYKTRISPSGPDRGKDIVASPDGFGFESPRIVVEVKHRPNTAMGSQEIRSFLGGRHQEDKGLYVSTGGFSKDARYEAERAAIPLVLLDLDDLVKEILRHYENMDMEAKAMIPLTNIYWPA from the coding sequence ATGTGGATGGTAAGAGCTGGGCGGGGCGCCGAATATGTGGACTATTTCATAGATAACAGGGTCGTCGCCATTGGCTGGAATGCCGTAGGTGAAATCAATCCCGGTGCCTCACGTGATGAGATATCAGCAATTCTGAGAGAAAACCGGCCAAATATGCCGAATGGTAGGGTGGCTATAAGTTCCGGTCAGATCTACCGATTTCTTAATGAAATAAATATAGGCGACTATGTTGTCACCTACGATCCCAGCCGGCGCATTTATCACATCGGTGAAATTACATCGGCGCCCAGGTATTCCCCGTCACAGCTCGAGGAGCTGCCGCGCATCCGGGATGTTAAATGGATGGGCGAAGTGCAGCGAGATAACATCACGACCGCCACAAGGAATACTCTGGGGGCCATATCAACCTTGTTTCTGCTGTCGCAGGAAGCCTGCGAGGAAATGCTCTCTCGATTGAAGGGCGAACAATTCGCGCCTGCGGTTCAGGCGGAGGAAGAGGCCGAAGAAACGGAAGCGTTGGCGCAAGATCTTAGGGCGAAATCGCGCGAGTTCATCAAGGACAACATAAGCCGCCTGGATTGGGCGGAGATGCAGGAACTGGTTGCCGGGCTGCTGCGCGCCATGGGATATAAGACCCGTATATCGCCCAGCGGGCCTGATCGGGGGAAAGACATTGTGGCTTCCCCGGACGGGTTTGGGTTCGAATCACCCAGGATTGTCGTTGAGGTCAAACATCGGCCCAATACGGCCATGGGGTCTCAAGAGATCAGGAGCTTTCTCGGTGGTCGCCATCAGGAAGACAAGGGACTCTATGTGAGCACGGGCGGATTTTCCAAGGACGCCCGCTATGAGGCCGAGCGTGCCGCAATTCCTTTGGTGTTGCTCGATCTTGATGACCTGGTGAAGGAGATCCTGCGTCACTATGAGAATATGGACATGGAGGCAAAAGCGATGATTCCATTGACCAACATTTATTGGCCGGCATGA
- a CDS encoding pilus assembly protein PilA → MQRGFTLIELMIVVAIIGILAGVAIPSYQTYTTRAQVTESLVIVGELKSMVAEYYKQRGQFPADNAGAGIPAADLLLGNYVRGIELTDGAFHVEFGNKVNKILEGKILTIRPIVVTGSPLSPFSWVCGNADIPEGMEASGENRTDVDRTLLPASCRI, encoded by the coding sequence ATGCAGAGGGGATTCACATTAATCGAGCTGATGATCGTTGTGGCGATTATCGGAATCCTGGCCGGCGTTGCCATACCGTCATATCAGACTTATACGACACGGGCCCAAGTGACGGAGTCATTGGTGATAGTTGGTGAGTTAAAAAGCATGGTCGCTGAGTACTATAAACAAAGAGGACAATTTCCGGCGGACAATGCCGGGGCGGGCATTCCAGCGGCGGACTTGCTGCTTGGCAATTATGTCCGAGGCATTGAGCTGACAGATGGAGCCTTTCATGTAGAATTTGGCAATAAGGTAAATAAAATTCTCGAAGGAAAAATTCTAACAATCAGGCCCATTGTGGTCACTGGTTCACCACTTAGCCCGTTCTCCTGGGTGTGTGGAAATGCCGATATTCCTGAAGGGATGGAGGCATCAGGGGAGAATCGCACCGATGTCGATCGGACATTGCTGCCCGCCTCCTGTCGAATTTAG
- a CDS encoding restriction endonuclease produces the protein MSKGITAERKGVLLQALFRILKDNADGVPAREAIASVAKAIELTEHERGEYDNGGRRFDKILRFSTVGAVKAGWMRKDKGVWSITDEGLAALEEFASPEAFSREATRLYRDWKKSRDELEEQDEEADQATEARVTYEEAEEQAWAEIREHLDAINPYRLQDLVAALLEAMDYHVSWTSPPGKDGGIDILAWNDPLGTKPPRIKVQVKRRKDNIAVEELRSFLALINEDDVGIFVTTGGFTKDAHELSRSQERRKITLIDHQRLVELWIEYNDCLEKDKRNLLPLKPIYFVAPVD, from the coding sequence ATGAGCAAGGGTATAACGGCCGAGCGTAAAGGGGTGTTACTGCAAGCCCTGTTTAGGATATTGAAAGACAACGCTGACGGCGTTCCCGCCAGAGAGGCGATTGCCAGCGTCGCCAAGGCGATTGAACTCACTGAGCATGAGCGCGGCGAATATGACAACGGTGGCCGGCGTTTTGATAAGATTTTGCGCTTCTCGACTGTTGGCGCGGTCAAGGCCGGCTGGATGCGTAAGGACAAAGGGGTTTGGTCCATTACTGACGAGGGCTTGGCGGCGCTGGAGGAATTTGCATCCCCTGAAGCCTTTTCCCGCGAAGCTACCCGACTTTATCGTGACTGGAAGAAATCCCGCGATGAGTTGGAGGAGCAAGACGAGGAGGCGGATCAGGCCACTGAGGCCAGGGTGACATATGAAGAGGCGGAAGAGCAGGCCTGGGCTGAAATTCGCGAACACCTTGACGCTATCAATCCCTACCGTTTGCAGGATTTGGTGGCAGCCTTATTGGAGGCCATGGATTACCATGTGTCCTGGACCTCACCGCCGGGCAAGGATGGCGGTATCGATATACTTGCCTGGAATGATCCGCTGGGTACGAAGCCGCCCCGCATCAAGGTTCAGGTTAAACGACGCAAGGACAACATCGCAGTCGAAGAATTACGGTCATTTCTTGCGCTGATCAACGAAGATGACGTCGGCATCTTCGTCACCACCGGTGGTTTCACCAAAGATGCCCACGAGCTGAGCCGCTCGCAGGAGCGCCGTAAGATTACCTTGATTGACCACCAGCGCTTGGTGGAACTCTGGATTGAGTACAATGATTGCCTCGAGAAGGACAAGCGCAATCTGTTGCCCCTAAAACCCATCTATTTTGTCGCCCCGGTAGATTGA